The following are encoded together in the Neomonachus schauinslandi chromosome 15, ASM220157v2, whole genome shotgun sequence genome:
- the GEMIN4 gene encoding gem-associated protein 4 gives MDLGLVNICEEMTILHGGFLLAEQLFHPKALTELKKSDWERVGQPIVEALREISSATACSQPFAWKKKALIIIWAKVLQPYPVTPSDADTRWQEDVFFSVGNMIPTINHTVLFELLKSLEASGLFIQLLMALPTTICRAELERFLEHMSIDTSSKDVAFFLSVWWEMMRHKGNQQDPLLSQFRTMARKYLSSSDEFSHPPKRFKSDPDVCPTMPLLAMLLTGLKQIQNRILCPGMKCCALANLADMLTVFALVEDGPQEVSATVYLDKLATVISVWNSDTQNPSHQRALAEKVKEAERDISLTSLAELPSETIFVGFEFLCSLLREWGEELQAMLAGSQGTNYDSYRLCDSLTSFSQNLKLYLDSTSLSTEERQVVSELAECVGDFLRKTTRVLKNEGFEKDITASIAMAIIEQKMDRHVEMCYIFASEKKWAFSDEWLACLVNNRALFREPDLVLKLLETVVEVTMTDRAIPESQIRQVISLILDCYADLSLPDKNKVLSGTLLSWGRKGLSEKLLAYLDGFQEDLNTTFNQLAQSASEQGLAKAVASVARLVILHPEITVKKMCSMAVVNLGTHKFLAQILTAFPALRFVEEQGPDPSTTFVVSCLKETVWTKFSTPKEEKQFLELLGCLMNPVKPQGIPVAALLEPDEVLKEFVLPFLMLDVKEVDLSLKIFIQTLEANACLEEYWLQACSPFPLLFSLCQLLDCFSKYWQLPKEKRCLSLDGKDLVIHILQILCEIILANAETFSPDTWIKSLSWLHRRLEQLDWTVRLRMKNLFEGHFKCEVPATLFEICKLSEDEWTSQAHPGYGPGTGLLAWMECCYMSSSISEQMLALLVVDVGNPEEVRLFSKGFLVALVQVMPWCSPQEWQYLYQLTRRLLEKQLLHVPYSLEYIQFVPLLNLKPFAQELQLSVLFLRAFQFLCSQSCRNWLPMEGWSHVVRLLCNSLTDLLDSVRLIQSVGPWAQEQDLTQETLFFYTQVFCHVLHIMAMLHQEVCEPLYVLALEILTCYETLSKANPSGSSLLQKVNEQRFLKSIAENISPEERRQTLLQKISNF, from the exons ATGGACCTAG GACTCGTGAATATCTGTGAGGAAATGACTATTCTGCATGGGGGCTTTTTGCTCGCCGAGCAGCTGTTCCACCCCAAAGCGCTGACGGAATTGAAAAAGTCTGACTGGGAACGCGTTGGGCAGCCCATTGTGGAGGCCCTAAGGGAGATCTCCTCCGCCACAGCATGCTCCCAGCCCTTTGCCTGGAAGAAGAAAGCTCTGATCATCATCTGGGCCAAGGTTCTTCAGCCCTACCCCGTCACCCCTTCAGACGCTGACACTCGGTGGCAGGAAGATGTGTTCTTCTCAGTAGGCAACATGATCCCTACCATCAATCACACTGTCCTTTTTGAGCTGCTCAAGTCGCTGGAAGCTTCTGGACTCTTTATCCAGCTCCTGATGGCCCTGCCCACCACTATCTGCCGTGCAGAACTAGAGCGCTTTTTGGAGCACATGTCTATTGACACGTCTTCAAAGGATGTGGCCTTTTTCCTCAGTGTCTGGTGGGAAATGATGAGGCACAAAGGTAATCAGCAGGACCCCCTGCTCTCCCAGTTTAGAACAATGGCCCGTAAGTATTTGTCCTCTTCAGATGAGTTCTCCCACCCTCCAAAGAGGTTTAAGTCAGACCCAGATGTGTGTCCCACTATGCCCCTGTTGGCCATGCTGCTCACTGGGCTGAAGCAAATCCAAAATAGAATCCTGTGCCCAGGGATGAAGTGCTGTGCATTAGCCAACTTGGCAGACATGCTGACGGTGTTTGCCCTGGTGGAGGACGGCCCCCAGGAAGTATCTGCAACCGTGTATCTGGACAAACTGGCCACGGTGATCTCTGTGTGGAACTCGGACACCCAGAACCCATCTCACCAACGGGCACTGGCAGAGAAGGTAAAGGAGGCCGAACGGGACATCAGCCTGACCTCCCTGGCCGAGCTTCCAAGCGAGACGATCTTCGTCGGGTTTGAGTTCCTGTGCAGCCTGCTgcgggagtggggggaggagctgCAGGCCATGCTCGCCGGCAGCCAGGGGACAAATTACGACAGCTACCGGCTGTGTGACAGCCTGACGTCCTTCAGCCAGAACTTGAAGCTCTACCTGGATTCTACCAGCTTGTCCACGGAGGAGAGGCAGGTGGTCTCGGAGCTGGCAGAGTGTGTTGGGGACTTCCTGAGGAAGACCACCAGGGTGCTGAAGAACGAGGGCTTTGAGAAGGACATCACCGCCTCGATTGCCATGGCCATCATTGAGCAGAAGATGGACCGGCACGTGGAAATGTGCTACATTTTTGCTTCTGAGAAGAAGTGGGCCTTCTCAGACGAGTGGCTAGCCTGCCTGGTTAATAACCGGGCCCTCTTCCGAGAGCCAGACTTGGTGTTAAAGCTGCTGGAAACAGTGGTGGAAGTTACCATGACAGACAGAGCCATCCCTGAATCTCAGATCAGACAAGTGATCAGCTTGATTCTAGACTGCTATGCAGACCTCTCGCTGCCAGATAAAAATAAAGTCCTCTCGGGCACCCTGCTCTCCTGGGGGCGGAAGGGTCTCTCTGAGAAGTTGTTGGCTTACTTGGACGGGTTTCAGGAGGACCTCAATACAACTTTTAACCAGCTCGCACAGAGTGCCTCTGAACAGGGCTTAGCTAAAGCTGTAGCTTCTGTGGCCCGCCTGGTAATATTGCACCCGGAGATCACCGTGAAGAAAATGTGCAGCATGGCTGTGGTCAATCTTGGCACCCACAAGTTCCTGGCTCAGATTCTCACTGCCTTCCCCGCCCTTAGGTTCGTGGAAGAGCAGGGCCCCGATCCGTCCACTACTTTTGTGGTGTCATGCCTCAAAGAAACCGTCTGGACAAAGTTCTCTACACCCaaggaagaaaagcaattttTGGAGCTCCTGGGCTGCCTAATGAATCCTGTGAAGCCCCAGGGTATCCCGGTTGCTGCTCTTCTTGAGCCAGATGAGGTGCTAAAGGAGTTCGTCCTGCCTTTCTTGATGCTAGACGTCAAAGAGGTGGACCTCAGTTTGAAGATCTTCATCCAGACTCTTGAAGCAAATGCGTGTTTAGAGGAATACTGGCTCCAGGCCTGCTCTCCGTTCCCCCTCCTCTTCAGCTTGTGCCAGCTGCTGGATTGCTTCAGCAAATACTGGCAGCTCCCCAAGGAGAAACGGTGCCTCTCTTTGGATGGGAAGGATCTGGTGATCCATATCCTGCAGATCCTCTGTGAGATTATATTGGCGAATGCTGAGACCTTCTCCCCAGACACCTGGATCAAGTCCCTGTCTTGGCTCCACCGGAGGCTGGAGCAGCTCGACTGGACGGTGCGCCTGAGAATGAAGAACCTCTTTGAGGGCCACTTCAAGTGTGAGGTGCCAGCCACGCTTTTTGAGATCTGTAAGCTTTCTGAGGATGAGTGGACCTCCCAAGCCCACCCTGGGTATGGTCCGGGCACAGGACTTCTTGCCTGGATGGAGTGCTGCTACATGTCCAGCAGCATCTCTGAGCAGATGCTGGCCCTCTTGGTGGTAGATGTGGGCAACCCTGAGGAGGTCAGATTGTTCAGCAAGGGCTTTCTGGTGGCCCTGGTACAAGTCATGCCTTGGTGCAGCCCCCAAGAGTGGCAGTACCTTTACCAGTTGACCAGGAGACTGTTGGAGAAACAACTCCTGCACGTCCCCTATAGCCTGGAATATATTCAGTTTGTTCCTCTGCTCAACCTGAAGCCCTTTGCCCAGGAGCTCCAGCTCTCCGTACTCTTCCTGAGAgctttccagtttctctgcagCCAGAGTTGTCGTAATTGGCTTCCTATGGAAGGCTGGAGCCATGTAGTCAGACTTCTCTGTAACAGTCTGACCGATCTCCTGGACTCCGTTAGGTTGATACAGTCAGTTGGCCCTTGGGCTCAAGAACAGGACCTGACCCAGGAGACCCTGTTTTTTTATACCCAGGTATTCTGTCATGTTCTGCACATCATGGCCATGCTCCACCAAGAGGTGTGTGAACCGCTCTACGTTTTGGCCTTGGAAATCCTCACCTGCTACGAAACCCTGAGCAAGGCCAACCCTTCTGGTAGCTCCTTGCTCCAGAAGGTAAATGAGCAGCGCTTCCTGAAGTCCATCGCTGAGAACATTAGCCCTGAGGAACGGCGCCAAACCCTGCTGCAGAAGATCAGCAACTTCTGA
- the LOC110593184 gene encoding diazepam-binding inhibitor-like 5 yields the protein MCQVEFEMACAAVKQLKGPVSDQEKLLVYSFYKQATQGDCNIPAPPATDVKAKAKWEAWNESKGMSKMDAMRIYVAKVEELKKNDTG from the coding sequence ATGTGCCAAGTGGAGTTTGAGATGGCCTGCGCTGCTGTCAAGCAGCTGAAGGGACCTGTGAGTGATCAGGAGAAACTGTTGGTGTACAGCTTCTACAAACAGGCCACCCAGGGCGATTGCAACATCCCCGCCCCACCTGCTACAGATGTGAAAGCCAAGGCCAAGTGGGAGGCATGGAACGAGAGCAAAGGGATGTCCAAGATGGATGCCATGAGGATCTATGTTGCCAAAGTGGAAGAACTGAAGAAAAACGATACTGGTTAA